Proteins from a single region of Alphaproteobacteria bacterium:
- a CDS encoding glycosyltransferase family 2 protein → MPHETPELSAARPRISVVVPVKDEEDNVLPLIAEIDAALAGHPDHEIVYVDDGSGDATPRVLAEAAGRYPRLRRLRHAESCGQSRAIRTGILHARGSLIVTLDGDGQNDPADIPALIALFERGSPDQRPLGMVAGQRAKRRDSWVKRRSSRIANGLRRRLLDDDCVDTGCGLKLIARECFLALPYFDHIHRFLPALVKREGYAVRFIDVNHRPRSRGQSKYGVMNRLWVGIADLRGVMWLNRRSRRPSRIDEL, encoded by the coding sequence ATGCCCCACGAGACGCCGGAGCTGAGCGCGGCCCGGCCGCGCATCTCCGTCGTCGTGCCGGTGAAGGACGAGGAGGACAACGTCCTGCCGCTGATCGCGGAGATCGACGCGGCGCTGGCAGGCCACCCCGACCACGAGATCGTCTATGTCGACGACGGCAGCGGCGACGCCACCCCGCGGGTGCTGGCCGAGGCGGCCGGCCGCTATCCGCGGCTGCGCCGGCTGCGCCACGCCGAAAGCTGCGGCCAGAGCCGGGCGATCCGCACCGGCATCCTCCACGCCCGCGGCAGCCTGATCGTGACGCTGGACGGCGACGGCCAGAACGACCCGGCCGACATCCCGGCGCTGATCGCGCTGTTCGAACGCGGCAGCCCGGACCAGCGGCCGCTCGGCATGGTCGCCGGCCAGCGCGCCAAGCGGCGCGACAGCTGGGTCAAGCGCCGCTCCTCGCGCATCGCCAACGGCCTGCGCCGGCGGCTGCTCGACGACGATTGCGTCGACACCGGCTGCGGCCTGAAACTGATCGCGCGCGAGTGTTTCCTCGCCCTGCCCTATTTCGACCACATCCATCGCTTTCTTCCCGCACTGGTCAAACGCGAGGGCTATGCCGTACGATTCATCGACGTGAATCACCGGCCCCGCTCGCGCGGGCAATCGAAATACGGGGTGATGAACCGGCTGTGGGTCGGCATCGCCGATCTGCGCGGCGTGATGTGGCTGAACCGGCGCAGTCGCCGGCCCAGCAGGATAGACGAGCTGTAG
- a CDS encoding lipid-A-disaccharide synthase N-terminal domain-containing protein, producing the protein MFGYEWSEIFSVETLWLTIGFAGQGLFFVRWLVQWFSSERERRSVIPISFWYLSMGGAIVLLAYAVYREDPVFILGNVFNSAVYARNLYLIQRARAEDASRESVEQAKPLTE; encoded by the coding sequence ATGTTCGGATACGAGTGGAGCGAGATCTTCTCGGTCGAGACGCTGTGGCTGACGATCGGCTTCGCCGGCCAGGGCCTGTTCTTCGTGCGCTGGCTGGTGCAGTGGTTCTCCAGCGAGCGCGAGCGGCGCAGCGTGATCCCGATCTCGTTCTGGTACCTGTCGATGGGCGGCGCCATCGTGCTGCTCGCCTATGCGGTCTACCGCGAGGACCCGGTGTTCATCCTGGGCAACGTTTTCAATTCCGCGGTCTATGCCCGCAACCTGTATCTGATCCAGCGGGCCCGGGCCGAGGATGCCAGCCGGGAGTCGGTCGAACAGGCCAAGCCTTTGACCGAATAG
- a CDS encoding GcrA family cell cycle regulator, with protein sequence MAWTEERVAELKQLWEQGHSASQIAAILGEVTRNAVIGKAHRLGLSSRPSPIKAGQPGVPRPKKKPAPRRPAARRRPVAAPRAKPEKPAVPRLSEAERRLLAIQPQPAPEGYRGPTCQWPIGDPGQDEFRFCGAPSSSGRPYCDAHCQIAYRRREEAA encoded by the coding sequence ATGGCGTGGACGGAGGAACGGGTCGCCGAACTCAAACAACTGTGGGAACAGGGTCATAGCGCGAGCCAGATCGCGGCGATCCTGGGCGAGGTGACCCGCAACGCGGTGATCGGCAAGGCGCATCGCCTCGGCCTGTCGAGCCGCCCGTCGCCGATCAAGGCCGGCCAGCCCGGCGTCCCGCGCCCGAAGAAGAAGCCGGCGCCCCGCCGCCCGGCGGCCCGGCGCCGCCCGGTCGCCGCGCCCCGCGCCAAACCGGAAAAGCCGGCGGTACCGCGGCTGAGCGAGGCGGAGCGCCGCCTGCTGGCGATCCAGCCGCAACCGGCGCCGGAGGGCTATCGCGGCCCGACCTGCCAGTGGCCGATCGGCGACCCGGGCCAGGACGAGTTCCGCTTCTGCGGCGCGCCGTCGTCCAGCGGCCGGCCCTATTGCGACGCCCATTGCCAGATCGCCTATCGCCGCCGCGAGGAGGCGGCCTGA
- a CDS encoding ABC transporter ATP-binding protein has product MSTLALAGIVRRFGRGAHVARALDGVDLALCAGEIVGLVGESGCGKSTLARIAVGLDRPDAGTVLCDGRPLFGDRGRVARPMRQRIQLVFQEPLASFNPRRTVGGSIAMPLRALRMADGDTGAAVAALLEQVGLDPGLARRRPHALSGGQLQRAAIARALAPRPDFLVCDEPVASLDVSVRAQVLNLLLDQWRERGVGILFISHDLGVVRRIADRVAVMYLGRVVEIGAGETVWAAPAHPYTRALAAAVPAGRADRAGPGLRLGGEPPRPYAVPAGCRFHPRCPLAVDRCRREDPALRPLASGRMAACHLAG; this is encoded by the coding sequence ATGAGCACGCTCGCCCTGGCCGGCATCGTCCGCCGCTTCGGCCGCGGCGCCCATGTCGCGCGTGCGCTCGACGGCGTCGACCTGGCACTGTGCGCGGGCGAGATCGTCGGCCTGGTCGGCGAGTCCGGCTGCGGCAAGAGCACGCTGGCGCGGATCGCCGTCGGCCTCGACCGCCCCGATGCGGGCACCGTGCTGTGCGACGGCCGCCCGCTGTTCGGCGACCGCGGCCGGGTCGCGCGGCCGATGCGCCAGCGTATCCAGCTGGTCTTCCAGGAGCCGCTCGCCTCGTTCAACCCGCGCCGCACGGTGGGCGGCTCGATCGCCATGCCGCTGCGCGCACTGCGCATGGCTGACGGCGACACCGGCGCAGCCGTGGCGGCGTTGCTGGAGCAGGTCGGTCTCGACCCGGGCCTCGCCCGGCGACGGCCGCATGCGCTGTCCGGCGGCCAGCTGCAGCGGGCGGCGATCGCCCGGGCCCTGGCGCCGCGGCCGGACTTCCTGGTCTGCGACGAGCCGGTCGCCTCGCTCGACGTCTCGGTCCGGGCCCAGGTCCTCAACCTGTTGCTCGACCAGTGGCGCGAGCGCGGCGTCGGCATCCTGTTCATCAGCCACGACCTCGGCGTGGTGCGGCGGATCGCCGATCGGGTGGCGGTGATGTATCTGGGCCGGGTGGTCGAAATCGGGGCCGGCGAAACGGTCTGGGCGGCCCCGGCCCACCCTTATACCCGCGCACTGGCGGCGGCGGTGCCGGCCGGCCGTGCGGACCGGGCCGGCCCCGGGCTCAGGCTGGGCGGCGAGCCGCCCCGTCCGTATGCGGTGCCCGCCGGCTGCCGCTTCCACCCGCGCTGTCCGCTGGCGGTCGACCGCTGCCGGCGCGAGGATCCCGCCCTGCGGCCGCTAGCGTCCGGCCGGATGGCGGCCTGCCACCTGGCCGGTTGA
- a CDS encoding ABC transporter ATP-binding protein, protein MNPAAEPALAVDGLGVRFGGAVAVDGVSLTLAGGAVTALIGESGSGKSATLLAIAGLLPATAVVSGAVRLQGRSLLDMAETERERTRGAGIGMVFQDPAGSLNPVLSVGNQVDEVLAVHRGLRGRAARRETERLLAQVGIGDASRRARAYPHQLSGGMKQRVAIAAALAAGPAVILADEPTTALDATVQAQVLDLLRGLVAKEGVALLLVTHDLAVAAAVADRVAVIYAGRIVEERTTAALVERPAHPYSRALAEAALPFVAQGAAGRGRLPELPGRMAPAGGTGCAFAPRCALALDRCRAEAPRLEDVEDGLVACWRAGEAER, encoded by the coding sequence GTGAACCCGGCAGCGGAACCGGCGCTCGCCGTCGACGGCCTGGGCGTGCGCTTCGGCGGCGCCGTCGCGGTCGACGGGGTCTCGCTGACACTGGCCGGCGGGGCGGTCACGGCGCTGATCGGCGAAAGCGGCTCGGGCAAGAGCGCGACACTGCTGGCGATCGCCGGCCTGCTGCCGGCCACTGCCGTCGTCTCGGGCGCAGTCCGCCTGCAGGGCCGCTCCCTGCTGGACATGGCGGAGACCGAACGCGAGCGCACGCGCGGCGCCGGCATCGGCATGGTGTTCCAGGATCCGGCCGGCAGCCTGAACCCGGTGCTCAGCGTCGGCAACCAGGTCGACGAGGTGCTGGCCGTGCATCGCGGGTTGCGCGGTCGCGCGGCGCGCCGGGAAACCGAGCGTCTGCTGGCCCAGGTCGGCATCGGCGACGCGTCGCGCCGGGCCCGCGCCTATCCGCACCAGCTGTCGGGCGGGATGAAGCAGCGTGTCGCCATCGCCGCGGCGCTTGCCGCCGGGCCGGCGGTGATCCTCGCCGACGAGCCGACCACCGCGCTGGATGCGACGGTACAGGCGCAGGTGCTCGACCTGCTGCGCGGCCTGGTCGCAAAGGAAGGCGTGGCGCTGCTGCTGGTGACCCACGATCTGGCTGTCGCCGCGGCGGTGGCGGACCGCGTCGCGGTCATCTACGCCGGCCGCATCGTCGAGGAGCGCACCACCGCGGCCCTGGTCGAGCGGCCGGCGCATCCCTACAGCCGGGCGCTTGCCGAAGCCGCGCTGCCCTTCGTCGCGCAGGGCGCGGCCGGCCGCGGCCGGCTGCCCGAGCTGCCGGGCCGGATGGCGCCCGCCGGCGGGACCGGCTGCGCCTTCGCGCCGCGCTGCGCCCTGGCGCTCGACCGGTGCCGGGCCGAGGCGCCGCGCCTGGAGGATGTCGAAGACGGCCTGGTGGCCTGCTGGCGTGCCGGCGAGGCGGAGCGATGA
- a CDS encoding ABC transporter permease: MSGRWGPGGWFGAAGLGGLALLALLAGWLAPGDPLDIVGRPLQAPFADWRVPLGTDQLGRDAFAALVHGARVSLIVGLAAAAAAIGIGMLVGTVAGFLGGWLDDVLMRLTEAFQTVPTFLLALAMVSVLGANTANIVLAIAVSSWPATARLVRAEVLSLKSRDYVDAARIAGMRPLAIAFAEVLPGALQPVVALVGVTVGAAVLVESALAFLGLGDPNQVSWGGMVANGRAVLRTAPHLVAIPGAAVALTVLSVSLLGDALADRLATRRRPGP, translated from the coding sequence ATGAGCGGACGCTGGGGCCCGGGCGGCTGGTTCGGTGCAGCCGGCCTGGGCGGCCTTGCGCTGCTGGCGCTGCTGGCCGGCTGGCTGGCGCCGGGCGATCCGCTCGACATCGTCGGCCGGCCGCTGCAGGCGCCGTTCGCGGACTGGCGGGTCCCGCTGGGCACCGACCAGCTCGGCCGCGACGCTTTCGCCGCGCTGGTCCATGGCGCCCGCGTGTCGCTGATCGTCGGCCTGGCTGCGGCGGCAGCGGCGATCGGCATCGGCATGCTGGTCGGCACGGTCGCCGGCTTCCTCGGCGGCTGGCTCGACGACGTGCTGATGCGGCTGACCGAGGCGTTCCAGACCGTCCCGACATTCCTGCTGGCGCTGGCCATGGTCAGCGTGCTCGGCGCCAACACCGCCAACATCGTGCTCGCGATCGCGGTCTCGTCCTGGCCGGCGACCGCCCGGCTGGTGCGGGCGGAGGTGCTGTCGCTGAAGTCGCGCGACTATGTCGATGCGGCGCGGATCGCAGGGATGCGGCCGCTGGCCATCGCCTTCGCCGAGGTCCTGCCGGGTGCGCTGCAGCCGGTGGTGGCGCTGGTCGGTGTCACGGTCGGCGCCGCCGTGCTGGTCGAATCCGCCCTCGCCTTCCTCGGGCTCGGCGACCCCAACCAGGTCAGCTGGGGCGGCATGGTCGCCAACGGCCGCGCGGTGCTGCGCACCGCCCCGCATCTGGTCGCCATTCCCGGCGCGGCGGTGGCCCTGACCGTGCTGTCGGTCAGCCTGCTCGGCGATGCGCTGGCCGACAGGCTGGCGACGCGACGGCGGCCCGGGCCGTGA
- a CDS encoding ABC transporter permease produces MGPRAARLAGRRLVHALPVVLIVATGVFGLLELAPGDAVDAYLAGTGSGDAAFAERLRQDWGLDRSLVTRFLVYLEALVTFDFGWSVAMSAPVADAILDRLPNTLLMMGSAIVLSAALGSVLGGIAALRRGSAVDTGITVGALILNAMPNFWLGLVFIVLFVIKLSLFPLGGMESIDGPTGLLGRAADMAWHLVLPVLTLALTYMALYLRLMRGAMIETQASDWVRAARARGIPRRRLVLRHIARPALLPVVTMLGLQTGNLLGGSVVVENVFAIPGLGSLAYEAVRQRDLALVAGILLAGTLLVIAVNLVVDIAYAWLDPRVADERRPGARA; encoded by the coding sequence ATGGGCCCGCGGGCCGCACGACTGGCGGGCCGGCGGCTGGTCCACGCGCTGCCCGTCGTCCTGATCGTCGCCACCGGCGTCTTCGGCCTGTTGGAGCTGGCGCCGGGCGATGCGGTCGACGCCTATCTCGCCGGCACCGGCAGCGGCGACGCCGCCTTCGCCGAGCGGCTGCGCCAGGACTGGGGGCTCGACCGTTCGCTGGTCACCCGCTTCCTGGTGTATCTGGAGGCGCTGGTCACCTTCGACTTCGGCTGGTCGGTGGCGATGAGCGCGCCGGTCGCCGATGCCATCCTCGACCGGCTGCCCAACACCCTGCTGATGATGGGCTCGGCCATCGTGCTGTCGGCGGCGCTGGGCTCGGTCTTGGGCGGGATCGCCGCGCTGCGCCGCGGCAGTGCGGTCGATACCGGCATCACCGTCGGGGCGCTGATCCTGAACGCGATGCCGAACTTCTGGCTCGGCCTCGTCTTCATCGTGCTGTTCGTGATCAAGCTGTCGCTGTTCCCGCTGGGCGGGATGGAGAGCATCGACGGCCCGACCGGCCTGCTCGGCCGCGCGGCCGACATGGCCTGGCACCTGGTGCTGCCGGTGCTGACCCTGGCGCTGACATACATGGCGCTGTACCTGCGCCTGATGCGCGGCGCGATGATCGAGACCCAGGCCAGCGACTGGGTCCGCGCCGCCCGCGCCCGCGGCATTCCGCGCCGCCGCCTGGTGCTGCGCCACATCGCCCGGCCGGCGCTGCTGCCAGTGGTCACCATGCTGGGGCTGCAGACCGGCAACCTGCTCGGCGGCAGCGTCGTGGTGGAGAACGTTTTCGCCATCCCGGGGCTGGGCAGCCTCGCCTACGAAGCGGTGCGGCAGCGCGACCTGGCGCTGGTCGCCGGCATCCTGCTCGCCGGCACGCTGCTGGTCATCGCGGTCAACCTCGTGGTCGACATCGCCTACGCCTGGCTCGACCCCCGCGTCGCCGACGAACGCCGGCCGGGCGCGCGGGCATGA
- a CDS encoding ABC transporter substrate-binding protein: MTVSRRALLLSGSVLSTAWLVGLPRTATAEEPVTGGTLLVAADGEPRNLNPAIVASNGVFFVSSKVVEPLAEMDYATGLRPLLATAWEGAVDGMNFVVKLRDGVTWHDGTPFTAADVAFSAMQVWKPLQNLGQVVFANLEAVDTPDDLTAVFRFAKPTPAQLIENALPALTSVLPRHLYEGTDIANSEFNNNPVGTGPFRFAEYRPGEFYRLTRNEAYWDAGKPYLDEIVFRLLPDAGAKAAALETGDIHLAAFSAIPLYDLERIDAVDGITVYTEGYEGITYQVTVEVNHRRPELADVRVRRAIKMAIDSQFIVDTVFLGYGAAVATGPIPQTATDFYDAGAAQPGFDAAAAEALLDEAGYLRGDDDMRFALRLRPAPWFEQTRATGDYVRQALKGIGIDVEIVTADPAGHIAAVYTDHDFDLAIGSPVYRNDPAISTTILFQGGLPDGVPFSNQYGYDDEAMNAVIAEAAQAVDPLARIAMYERFQQLAAEQLPLLNLVEFTFTTVASDRVRNAQNNPRWATSSWADTWLAQG, translated from the coding sequence ATGACGGTTTCCAGGCGTGCGCTGCTTCTGTCGGGCTCGGTGCTGTCCACCGCCTGGCTGGTCGGATTGCCGCGGACGGCTACGGCGGAAGAGCCCGTTACGGGCGGCACGCTGCTGGTTGCCGCCGACGGCGAGCCCCGCAACCTGAACCCGGCGATCGTCGCCTCCAACGGCGTGTTCTTCGTTTCAAGCAAGGTGGTCGAGCCGCTGGCCGAGATGGACTACGCCACCGGGCTGCGGCCGCTGCTGGCCACCGCGTGGGAGGGCGCCGTCGACGGCATGAACTTCGTGGTCAAGCTGCGCGACGGGGTGACGTGGCACGACGGCACGCCGTTCACCGCGGCCGATGTCGCCTTCTCGGCGATGCAGGTGTGGAAGCCGCTGCAGAACCTGGGGCAGGTCGTATTTGCCAACCTGGAGGCGGTGGATACGCCCGACGACCTGACCGCGGTGTTCCGCTTCGCCAAGCCGACCCCGGCACAGTTGATCGAGAATGCCCTGCCGGCGCTGACCAGCGTGCTGCCGCGTCACCTGTACGAAGGCACGGACATCGCCAACAGCGAATTCAACAACAACCCGGTCGGCACCGGGCCGTTCAGGTTCGCGGAATACCGGCCGGGCGAGTTCTACCGGCTGACCCGCAACGAGGCCTATTGGGACGCCGGCAAGCCCTATCTCGACGAGATCGTCTTCCGGCTGCTGCCGGATGCCGGCGCCAAGGCGGCGGCGCTGGAGACCGGCGACATCCACCTCGCCGCCTTCTCCGCCATTCCGCTGTACGACCTGGAGCGCATCGACGCGGTCGACGGCATCACGGTCTACACCGAGGGTTACGAGGGCATCACCTACCAGGTCACGGTGGAGGTCAACCACCGCCGTCCCGAGCTGGCCGATGTCCGCGTGCGCCGGGCGATCAAGATGGCGATCGACAGCCAGTTCATCGTCGATACCGTGTTCCTCGGCTACGGCGCCGCGGTCGCGACCGGTCCGATCCCGCAGACGGCGACCGACTTCTACGATGCCGGCGCGGCCCAGCCCGGCTTCGACGCGGCCGCGGCGGAGGCCCTGCTCGACGAGGCGGGCTATCTGCGCGGCGACGACGACATGCGCTTCGCGCTGCGGCTGCGCCCGGCGCCGTGGTTCGAGCAGACCCGGGCGACCGGCGACTATGTGCGCCAGGCGCTGAAGGGGATCGGCATCGATGTGGAGATCGTGACCGCCGACCCGGCCGGCCATATCGCCGCCGTCTACACCGACCACGATTTCGACCTCGCCATCGGCTCGCCGGTCTACCGCAACGACCCGGCGATCTCGACCACCATCCTGTTCCAGGGTGGGCTGCCCGACGGCGTGCCGTTCTCAAATCAGTATGGCTATGACGACGAAGCGATGAACGCGGTGATCGCGGAGGCCGCGCAGGCGGTCGACCCGCTGGCCCGGATCGCGATGTACGAACGGTTCCAGCAGCTGGCCGCCGAGCAGCTTCCGCTGCTGAACCTGGTCGAGTTCACCTTCACGACCGTCGCCAGCGACCGGGTGCGCAATGCCCAGAACAACCCGCGCTGGGCGACGTCGTCCTGGGCCGACACCTGGCTGGCCCAGGGCTGA
- a CDS encoding GFA family protein — MAGDAFHGGCLCGAVRFQARPPSRFVVHCHRAYCRTAHGAAFVTWVGFPDGQFALTAGSATVRWYRSSAQSQRGFCTQCGTTLFFRSEAAPGETHVVLAAFDGPVDSQPTAHIFFDQHVPWLEVADTLPKVDGSSPGLMGYAAVPRLDRTGGGS, encoded by the coding sequence ATGGCCGGCGATGCGTTTCACGGCGGCTGCCTGTGCGGGGCGGTGCGATTCCAGGCCCGTCCGCCCAGCCGTTTCGTGGTCCACTGCCACCGCGCCTATTGCCGGACCGCGCATGGCGCCGCTTTCGTCACCTGGGTCGGCTTTCCCGACGGCCAGTTCGCGCTGACCGCCGGCAGCGCAACGGTTCGCTGGTACCGCTCGTCGGCGCAGAGCCAGAGGGGCTTCTGCACCCAGTGCGGCACCACGCTGTTCTTCCGGTCCGAGGCCGCGCCCGGCGAGACGCACGTGGTGCTGGCCGCGTTCGACGGGCCGGTCGACAGCCAGCCCACCGCCCACATTTTCTTCGACCAGCACGTGCCGTGGCTTGAGGTCGCAGACACCCTGCCCAAGGTGGACGGCAGCAGCCCGGGTCTGATGGGATATGCGGCGGTTCCGCGCCTGGATCGGACCGGCGGCGGCAGTTGA
- the rpmH gene encoding 50S ribosomal protein L34: protein MKRTYQPSRLVRKRRHGFRHRMATKNGRLVLNRRRTRGRKRLSA, encoded by the coding sequence GTGAAACGCACCTATCAACCGAGCCGCCTGGTGCGCAAGCGCCGTCACGGCTTCCGCCACCGCATGGCAACCAAGAACGGCAGGCTGGTCCTCAACCGCCGGCGCACCCGGGGCCGCAAGCGCCTGTCGGCCTGA
- the rnpA gene encoding ribonuclease P protein component: MERLKRRQDFLRVAAKRNSAARPGMVLQAAHRPDDATEGSVRFGLTVSRKVGNAVERNRARRRLRAAALATLSAHGEAGVDYVLVGRRATLTRPFDKLMGDLAGAMRQVGCWRNDEAPGARAQGEAED, translated from the coding sequence CTGGAACGGTTGAAGCGCCGCCAGGATTTCCTTCGCGTGGCCGCGAAACGCAACAGCGCTGCCCGGCCCGGCATGGTGCTGCAGGCGGCGCACCGGCCGGATGACGCAACGGAAGGGTCCGTGCGGTTCGGGCTGACGGTCAGCCGCAAGGTCGGCAACGCGGTCGAGCGGAACCGGGCGCGCCGGCGGCTGCGCGCCGCGGCGCTGGCCACGCTGTCAGCGCATGGCGAGGCCGGGGTCGATTACGTGCTGGTCGGACGGCGGGCCACCCTGACCCGGCCGTTCGACAAGCTGATGGGCGACCTGGCCGGTGCCATGCGGCAGGTCGGCTGCTGGCGCAATGACGAGGCCCCTGGCGCACGGGCGCAGGGCGAAGCCGAGGACTAA
- the yidD gene encoding membrane protein insertion efficiency factor YidD, with protein sequence MAATAASEPAPRRGLGRLAALPLVGLVRGYQLFVSPVLPMACRFQPTCSNYAIEAITRHGPLRGSWLAARRIARCHPLGGHGYDPVPAPRAAGLPTHTEPR encoded by the coding sequence ATGGCAGCAACGGCCGCCTCCGAACCGGCACCACGACGCGGCCTTGGCCGGCTGGCTGCGCTGCCGCTGGTCGGGCTCGTGCGCGGCTACCAGCTGTTCGTCTCGCCGGTGCTGCCGATGGCCTGCCGCTTCCAGCCGACCTGTTCCAACTATGCGATCGAGGCGATCACGCGCCACGGCCCGCTGCGTGGCAGCTGGCTCGCGGCGCGGCGGATCGCGCGCTGCCATCCCCTGGGCGGCCACGGCTACGACCCGGTGCCCGCGCCGCGCGCGGCGGGTCTGCCGACGCACACCGAGCCAAGATAA
- the yidC gene encoding membrane protein insertase YidC — protein MENFGSTRNLVMAIVVSVAVIAAWQFFYEIPRNEERRQAELEAQQRAQSVEETAQPSGPTISPSEVEAAAAATTAAQSPRLPIVSDRIHGSLRLIGARFDDVTLRGYHVTVDPESPEVVLLSPEGTDLPYFVEFGWTGAPDGVELPGPLTPWEADGSELVAGEPLTLSWTNPQGVTFERVITLDQDYMFTVTQRVSNGSDVPLSLTPVARAERQGLPRLENYMVLHEGAVGVFDETLEEIDYSDLTDDGAYTDASTGGWIGFSDKYWLVALAPDQDAPFTGTMSHMPGTAATFDLTWAETEPTAIAPGESQAVTSHFYAGAKDVRLLDDYGDALRIPLFDRAVDFGWFYFLTKPLFLLLTFIHGLVGNFGVAIMILTVIVRLFLFPLANKSYKSMSRMKKLGPQMQALRERYKEDKPKLQQEMMAMYKREKVNPAAGCLPLLLQIPVFFALYKVFLVSIEMRHAPFVLWIKDLTAHDPTTIFNLFGLIPWEPPTFLMVGVLPLMMGAAMWAQQQLNPAPPDPVQAKIFGFLPIVFTFFLASFPAGLVLYWTCNNILSLLQQYVIMRRMGAPIGRKAGAAEQARLKAEADRAIEEARREAEERKEREKAERAAARAAAPAPSKPFKPKKARAAQRGTGAKPRPARPDGGSPKGAGETSA, from the coding sequence ATGGAGAATTTCGGCAGCACCCGCAACCTGGTCATGGCGATCGTCGTCTCGGTCGCCGTGATCGCGGCGTGGCAGTTCTTCTACGAGATCCCGCGCAACGAGGAACGGCGCCAGGCCGAGCTGGAGGCGCAGCAGCGGGCGCAGTCGGTGGAAGAGACGGCACAGCCGTCCGGTCCGACGATCAGCCCGTCGGAGGTCGAAGCCGCCGCCGCGGCAACAACGGCGGCGCAGTCGCCGCGCCTGCCGATCGTCTCTGACCGCATCCACGGTTCGCTGCGCCTGATCGGGGCCCGCTTCGACGACGTCACCCTGCGCGGCTACCACGTCACGGTCGATCCGGAGAGCCCGGAGGTCGTGCTGCTCAGCCCCGAGGGCACCGACCTGCCCTACTTCGTCGAGTTCGGCTGGACCGGCGCGCCCGACGGCGTCGAACTGCCCGGGCCGCTGACCCCGTGGGAAGCCGACGGCAGCGAGCTGGTTGCCGGCGAACCGCTGACGCTGAGCTGGACCAACCCGCAGGGCGTCACCTTCGAGCGCGTGATCACGCTGGACCAGGACTACATGTTCACGGTGACCCAGCGGGTCAGCAACGGCAGCGACGTGCCGCTGAGCCTGACGCCGGTGGCGCGGGCCGAGCGCCAGGGCCTGCCGCGGCTCGAGAACTACATGGTGCTGCACGAGGGTGCGGTCGGCGTGTTCGACGAGACCCTGGAGGAGATCGACTATTCCGACCTGACCGACGACGGCGCCTATACCGACGCCAGTACCGGCGGCTGGATCGGATTCTCGGACAAGTACTGGCTGGTGGCGCTGGCTCCCGACCAGGACGCGCCGTTCACCGGCACCATGTCGCACATGCCGGGGACGGCGGCGACCTTCGACCTGACCTGGGCCGAGACCGAGCCGACCGCGATCGCGCCGGGCGAGAGCCAGGCGGTCACCTCGCACTTCTACGCCGGCGCCAAGGACGTGCGCCTGCTCGACGACTACGGCGATGCCCTGCGCATCCCGCTGTTCGACCGCGCGGTCGACTTCGGCTGGTTCTATTTCCTGACCAAGCCGCTGTTCTTGCTGCTGACCTTCATCCACGGCCTCGTCGGCAATTTCGGCGTCGCGATCATGATCCTGACCGTGATCGTGCGGCTGTTCCTGTTCCCGCTGGCGAACAAGTCCTACAAGTCGATGAGCCGGATGAAGAAGCTGGGCCCGCAGATGCAGGCCCTGCGCGAGCGCTACAAGGAAGACAAGCCGAAGCTGCAGCAGGAAATGATGGCGATGTACAAGCGGGAGAAGGTCAATCCCGCCGCCGGCTGCCTGCCCCTGCTGCTGCAGATCCCGGTGTTCTTCGCGCTGTACAAGGTGTTCCTGGTCTCGATCGAGATGCGGCACGCGCCGTTCGTGCTGTGGATCAAGGACCTGACCGCCCACGACCCGACCACGATCTTCAACCTGTTCGGCCTGATCCCGTGGGAGCCGCCCACCTTCCTGATGGTCGGCGTGCTGCCGCTGATGATGGGCGCGGCGATGTGGGCGCAGCAGCAGCTGAACCCGGCGCCGCCGGACCCGGTGCAGGCCAAGATCTTCGGCTTCCTGCCGATCGTGTTCACCTTTTTCCTGGCCAGCTTCCCGGCCGGCCTGGTGCTGTACTGGACGTGCAACAACATCCTTTCGCTGCTGCAGCAATATGTGATCATGCGCCGGATGGGCGCACCGATCGGGCGCAAGGCCGGCGCGGCGGAGCAGGCGCGGCTGAAGGCGGAGGCCGACCGCGCGATCGAGGAGGCCCGGCGCGAGGCCGAGGAGCGCAAGGAGCGCGAGAAGGCCGAGCGCGCCGCCGCCCGTGCCGCCGCGCCGGCGCCGTCGAAGCCGTTCAAGCCGAAGAAGGCGCGCGCCGCCCAGCGCGGCACCGGCGCCAAGCCGCGCCCGGCCCGGCCCGACGGCGGCTCGCCCAAGGGCGCCGGCGAAACCAGCGCCTGA